In the genome of Helicovermis profundi, the window ATCCTCTACCGAAAACCTTTTCAAATTCTTTATCAATTTGTTCAATTGTAGAAATTGAGTTTTTCATATCATTTTCTTGTTTTATTTTAAATTCCATATTAAAATCATTTCCAGCAGAAATACATAAACTTTTTGGGTTTTCAATACTCATACTATTGTTAGGCATAGTAATAGGTGGTAAAAATGAATCAACAAGTTCTTGTGACGGAATATCAACAAGTTCATAAGTATGTGTTAAAACAAAACCATCTAAATTAACCATCATAGGTGTCATAACGTTTTTGTCTTCCGCGATTCTATAAGCTTGAATCATCATATCAAGTGCTTCTTGGGCATCTTCTACGTAGACTTGAATCCATCCAGAATTTAGTAGGAACATTGAATCCATTTGATCTCCATAGATATTCCAAGGAGTTGCAAGTGCTCTATTTGCATTCATCATAACAATAGGGAGTCTAGCTCCACTTGCATAAGGAAGATTTTCTGCCATATATAATAACCCTTGAGAAGAAGTCGCTGTAAAAGCACGAGCTCCAACTGAACTAACACCAATTGCACATGCAAGAGCACTATGTTCAGATTCTACATGCATATATATAGAATCAAGAGATTTATCTTCAACAAATTCTGAAAGTCTTTCTACAGTAATAGTCTGTGGTGTGATTGGATAAGCAGAAATTACGTGAGGCCTAGCAAGTCTAACGCCTTCAGCTACAGCGTCATCTCCATTTATAAATTTATTATTCATTATTTTTCCTCCTTTACCATATCTATTGCGTCAAACTTACATTCGTATGCGCAAACTCCGCAACCTTTGCAATAGTCATAGTCAATTTCAAGAAGTTCTTTAGATTTATCAATTACTCCATCTGGGCAAACTAAGAAACATCTTAAGCATTTAACGCATTTATCTTGATTAATTACAGGCCTATAAGTTCTCCAACCTGCGTTAATACTAACTAGATGATTACTTTCACAAGTAGCTCCTAGTGGATAGTTTGAAATATTAATTGGTTCTTTCCATTTCTTTAGTTTAGGTTTATTCATTATAAGACTCCTTTGCTATTTTATAAGCTTGATCAAATAATAATTTATTTTTTTCAGCAATTTTAGGTTTAAGTGTTTTATCAATCGCTTTTTTACAGTTTTCAGGGCTAATCATACTACTTACACCAATTAATGCACCCATCATTGCAGTATTTGTGATTGGCATTCCAAGAGTTTCAAGTGCAAGTTTAGTAGCATCAATTCCTATAATTTTATTATTTATTTTAGATTTGTATTTTTCTACATTATCAGTATTAATAATTATAATTGCATTCTCTTTAAGTCCGTTTATTACAGAATCACCCCATAAAGATTCATCAAGAATTACTGCAAAATCACATTTTTCAATTTCGCTTCTATCAGTAATTTTCTTTTCATCAATTCTGGTAAAACCAAGAACAGGTGCTCCTCTTCTTTCAGGACCAAAAGATGGAAATGCTTG includes:
- a CDS encoding 4Fe-4S binding protein, yielding MNKPKLKKWKEPINISNYPLGATCESNHLVSINAGWRTYRPVINQDKCVKCLRCFLVCPDGVIDKSKELLEIDYDYCKGCGVCAYECKFDAIDMVKEEK
- a CDS encoding 2-oxoacid:acceptor oxidoreductase family protein, translating into MYEVRWHGRGGQGSFTIAKILGMAASVYEGKYAQAFPSFGPERRGAPVLGFTRIDEKKITDRSEIEKCDFAVILDESLWGDSVINGLKENAIIIINTDNVEKYKSKINNKIIGIDATKLALETLGMPITNTAMMGALIGVSSMISPENCKKAIDKTLKPKIAEKNKLLFDQAYKIAKESYNE
- the porA gene encoding pyruvate ferredoxin oxidoreductase — translated: MNNKFINGDDAVAEGVRLARPHVISAYPITPQTITVERLSEFVEDKSLDSIYMHVESEHSALACAIGVSSVGARAFTATSSQGLLYMAENLPYASGARLPIVMMNANRALATPWNIYGDQMDSMFLLNSGWIQVYVEDAQEALDMMIQAYRIAEDKNVMTPMMVNLDGFVLTHTYELVDIPSQELVDSFLPPITMPNNSMSIENPKSLCISAGNDFNMEFKIKQENDMKNSISTIEQIDKEFEKVFGRGYNGMLEEYMTKDADAILITTGSITGTTRIVVDNMRKIGKKVGLIKLRYLRPFPDEYIRKAVENIKSVGIIDKNISFGYEGTIFTNVNSALVHLEKTPNMHNFIGGLGGRDITKQNLEDAFNSLLLSANGEKQDRIMYMNVRCQND